A window of the Dictyoglomus sp. genome harbors these coding sequences:
- a CDS encoding V-type ATP synthase subunit K yields the protein MLGLAIALIGAALGAALAAAGSGKGVGIAGESAAGVLAEKPELFGTVLILQALPGTQGFYGFISAFLILLRLGILGGKLPELTIEQGLLVFAVSIPIMFGEFVSAIWQGRASAAALQMVAQKPETSGQAIIIPALVETYAILSLITSIIFLFYGVKI from the coding sequence ATGTTAGGATTAGCTATTGCCTTAATTGGGGCTGCTTTAGGTGCGGCTCTTGCTGCTGCTGGCTCTGGTAAAGGAGTTGGAATTGCAGGAGAATCAGCTGCTGGAGTTTTAGCAGAAAAGCCAGAGCTTTTTGGAACAGTGTTGATTCTTCAAGCTCTTCCAGGAACTCAGGGTTTTTATGGTTTTATTTCTGCTTTTTTAATCTTATTAAGATTGGGAATTCTTGGGGGAAAATTGCCAGAGTTAACTATCGAACAAGGCCTTTTAGTTTTTGCAGTTAGTATTCCTATAATGTTTGGAGAATTTGTTAGTGCCATATGGCAAGGAAGAGCTAGTGCAGCAGCATTACAGATGGTAGCTCAAAAACCTGAGACTTCGGGACAAGCAATTATTATCCCTGCATTAGTTGAGACTTATGCTATTCTTTCTTTAATAACTTCTATAATATTCTTATTCTATGGAGTGAAAATATAA
- a CDS encoding V-type proton ATPase subunit E has translation MGLDKIVERLAKEKEEKVLEIKTKTEKELEKILKKRKEELELWKEERKKKIEEALLNEENIALAKKRLQFKDELSLLENQMILRLKEDVLNKFLSLNKEEYQKFWERLLSKEGIESGEIILAKGEEKLDIKELCEKFKLIYKEERYEGKAGLMVRKGNIIEDLTLENIIDEKIKENILELAKILRGE, from the coding sequence ATGGGTTTAGATAAGATTGTAGAAAGATTAGCAAAGGAAAAAGAGGAAAAAGTTTTAGAAATTAAAACTAAGACAGAAAAAGAATTGGAAAAAATTTTGAAAAAAAGAAAGGAAGAACTTGAACTTTGGAAGGAAGAAAGAAAGAAAAAAATAGAAGAAGCTTTATTGAATGAAGAAAATATTGCGTTAGCAAAAAAGAGACTACAATTTAAGGATGAATTATCTTTATTGGAAAACCAGATGATTTTGAGATTAAAAGAAGATGTTTTAAATAAGTTTCTTTCTCTTAATAAAGAGGAATATCAAAAGTTCTGGGAGAGACTTTTGAGTAAAGAAGGAATAGAATCAGGAGAGATTATCTTAGCGAAAGGAGAAGAGAAATTAGACATAAAAGAACTTTGTGAAAAATTTAAATTAATTTATAAAGAAGAAAGATATGAAGGAAAAGCAGGATTAATGGTTAGAAAAGGAAATATTATCGAAGACTTAACTCTGGAAAATATTATTGATGAAAAAATAAAAGAAAATATTTTAGAGTTGGCAAAAATATTACGAGGGGAATAA
- a CDS encoding ATPase, with protein MAIVSLKRFWIAVSKENEEKLVSLLKDYSLVHWEDLSPEESSLDSEFSVIINKLEEIIKLLFKIFPEKRGFLEGFFGGRPEISKEELEKLRKEVNWEDLYKKAKNIERSLILLEEKEKFLQTLYEETLYWEDLDESLDFSRNLKRFLFYSGSFLKENFEKFKEESREILDRGWIKYWEKEKQIKCIFIVLKEDKDKIENLLQKYKFEFHRIPYLRGKPSENIERIKKYFEKLRKELEETLESAKELYDKKHNLLAWYDYFYIKSQEKNFKNFSFDSKYFVVYSGWIPTKIKEKFVNELKEKLGDFVWEEREPLPEEEPPVLLENPKIFKPFEFLTKLYGLPPYRALDPTPFTAPFYLLFFGICVGDFGYGLLLLLFSLWIKKKFKPEGSAKELMDLLSVLSIPSIIVGIITWSFFGNQIFLGPDGKFLGVLPIINPSVDLIKALSIALLIGIVSQFYALILRFISSWKKRDYESALFDALLWIIFLGSILFYVYSRFQNISSLGLIRYLLVLSLIGLILTQGREYKGIVRIIVGLISIYGILGGYGITSFIGDILSYSRLFALNLVSSIFGFVITQLSEMVGNIPFLGWILFSIIWIAGQLLNFILSVLGAFVHSTRLQFLEIFGRFYSSGGRNFKTFKIDGKYFKLKESR; from the coding sequence ATGGCAATTGTTTCTTTAAAAAGATTTTGGATTGCAGTTTCTAAAGAGAATGAGGAAAAATTAGTATCTTTACTTAAAGATTATTCTCTAGTTCACTGGGAGGATCTTTCTCCTGAAGAATCTTCTCTAGACTCTGAATTTTCAGTTATTATAAATAAGTTAGAAGAAATAATAAAACTTCTTTTTAAAATTTTTCCTGAAAAGAGGGGTTTTTTAGAAGGGTTTTTTGGAGGAAGACCTGAAATATCGAAGGAGGAACTAGAAAAATTAAGAAAAGAAGTTAATTGGGAAGATTTATATAAGAAAGCAAAAAATATAGAGAGGTCATTGATTCTATTAGAAGAAAAGGAAAAATTTCTTCAAACTTTATATGAAGAAACTCTCTATTGGGAAGATTTAGATGAATCCTTAGATTTTTCAAGAAATTTAAAAAGATTTTTGTTTTATAGCGGTAGTTTTTTAAAAGAAAATTTTGAGAAATTTAAAGAAGAATCCAGGGAAATATTAGATAGAGGCTGGATAAAATATTGGGAAAAAGAAAAGCAAATAAAATGTATCTTTATAGTTCTAAAAGAAGATAAGGATAAGATAGAAAATCTATTGCAAAAATATAAATTTGAGTTTCATAGAATTCCATACTTACGAGGAAAACCTTCGGAAAATATAGAGAGAATAAAGAAATATTTTGAAAAATTAAGAAAGGAATTAGAAGAAACCTTAGAATCCGCAAAGGAACTCTATGACAAAAAACACAATTTATTAGCATGGTATGATTATTTTTATATAAAATCTCAGGAAAAAAATTTTAAAAATTTTAGTTTTGATAGTAAATATTTTGTAGTTTATTCTGGATGGATTCCTACGAAAATTAAGGAAAAATTTGTTAATGAATTGAAAGAAAAACTTGGAGATTTCGTTTGGGAAGAAAGAGAGCCTTTACCTGAGGAAGAGCCACCTGTTCTTCTTGAAAATCCTAAAATTTTTAAACCCTTTGAATTTTTAACAAAGCTTTATGGTTTACCTCCATATAGGGCTTTAGATCCTACGCCTTTTACAGCTCCCTTCTATCTCCTTTTCTTCGGAATTTGTGTTGGAGATTTTGGTTACGGTTTATTACTTCTTCTTTTCTCTTTATGGATAAAGAAAAAATTTAAACCTGAAGGCTCTGCTAAAGAATTAATGGATTTACTTTCAGTCCTAAGTATTCCTTCTATAATTGTAGGAATAATTACATGGAGCTTTTTTGGAAATCAGATATTTTTAGGACCTGATGGAAAATTTCTTGGAGTTCTTCCCATAATTAATCCCTCGGTAGATTTGATAAAAGCCTTGAGTATAGCTTTGCTTATTGGAATAGTTTCTCAATTTTATGCTTTAATATTAAGATTTATTTCTTCTTGGAAAAAGAGAGATTATGAATCTGCATTATTTGATGCACTTTTATGGATTATCTTTTTAGGCTCTATATTGTTCTATGTTTATTCAAGATTTCAAAATATCTCTTCATTGGGTCTTATTAGATATCTACTAGTGCTGAGTCTAATAGGCTTAATTTTAACTCAAGGTAGAGAATATAAGGGAATTGTAAGAATTATTGTAGGTTTGATAAGTATTTATGGAATATTAGGGGGATATGGGATAACCTCTTTTATAGGAGATATTCTTTCCTACTCTCGTCTTTTTGCTCTCAATTTAGTAAGTTCAATTTTTGGATTTGTTATTACTCAACTTTCTGAGATGGTAGGAAACATTCCTTTTCTCGGATGGATCTTGTTTAGTATTATCTGGATTGCAGGACAACTTTTAAATTTCATTTTAAGTGTGTTAGGCGCTTTTGTTCATTCTACTCGTTTACAATTTCTTGAGATTTTTGGTAGATTTTATTCATCCGGCGGAAGAAATTTTAAGACTTTTAAAATAGATGGAAAATACTTTAAACTAAAAGAATCAAGATAG